The following coding sequences lie in one Apium graveolens cultivar Ventura chromosome 3, ASM990537v1, whole genome shotgun sequence genomic window:
- the LOC141714874 gene encoding uncharacterized protein LOC141714874: MTRYKNLDDQLADLNIEEEENEDFIFEDGVEEQVNRYELCLIGRFLTEKNINTRTMTTKLADIWKPMMGVNIKEIDPGIFLFKFYHREDLLWVCNGGPWSFDNAMLVVSKIPVGEEPLNVPLWSLEIWIQIHDLPKDFMSEAVGK, encoded by the coding sequence ATGACACGCTACAAAAATCTAGATGATCAGCTAGCAGATTTGAACATCGAGGAGgaagaaaatgaagattttaTCTTCGAGGATGGGGTGGAAGAACAGGTCAATCGCTATGAGTTATGCCTTATTGGGCGCTTTCTAACGGAGAAGAACATAAATACCAGGACGATGACAACAAAATTGGCAGACATATGGAAGCCAATGATGGGGGTCAATATTAAGGAGATAGATCCGGGTATATTTCTTTTCAAGTTTTATCATCGTGAGGACCTACTGTGGGTGTGTAATGGGGGTCCATGGTCCTTCGACAATGCAATGTTGGTGGTCAGCAAAATACCTGTAGGAGAAGAGCCATTAAATGTTCCCCTTTGGTCGTTGGAGATATGGATTCAAATTCATGATTTACCTAAGGATTTTATGTCAGAAGCTGTAGGAAAATAA